In the genome of Abyssalbus ytuae, the window GAGTCTGGGGCTATTAAAATTAGAGTTACACATAATGATACAAAAATATCTAATGTGCTTTTTAATAAAAAAGGCAAAGGAATTTGTGTAATAGATACTGATACAGTAATGCCGGGAATTATACATTACGATTTTGGTGATGCAATACGTACTATTTGTAATACAGCAGCAGAAGATGAAACAAATTTAGATTTGGTAGAATTTAATGTAGAATATTATAAAGCATATAAAAAAGGGTTTTTAAAGCATATGAAATCAACGATCACGCCTTTAGAGTTGAAGCATTTACCCTTAGCAGCAAAAACCATGATTTTTATTATGGCACTTCGCTTTTTAACAGATTATTTAAACGGAGATATTTATTACAAAACTAAATACCCACAACATAATCTGGATCGTGCAAAAAACCAATTTAAACTTTTGAAAAGTTTATCAGAACAGTTATCAAAAATTGAAAGTTAAAGTATATGAAAAAATATGTAGTTACAGGGGGAGCAGGGTTTATAGGTAGCCATATAGCAGAATACCTTTCAAACAACGGATATCAGGTGATCGTGCTGGATAATCTCCGCACAGGATTCAGGAAGAATATAGAAAACCTGAACGTAGATTTTGTAGAGGGAAATGTTTTGGATAAAACTCTTTTAAAAGATCTGGCAAAAGATGCAGGAGCCATTTTTCATTTGGCTGCTCTGGTAAGTGTACCCGAATCTCTTTGTCAAATTGAAGAATGTATTGCCATTAATGCTTTGGGAACTATCAATGTATTGGAAGCGGCAAAACAAAATGAAGACTGTAAGGTGGTACTTTCCAGCTCTGCAGCAAATTACGGTGATGAACCCACATTACCAAAAAAAGAAAGTATGGTGCCTAAACCAATGACCCCTTATTCTGTTACAAAGCTGGACGGAGAATATTATTTAAAAATGTATCAGCAACAGTGGGAAGTGCCCACAGTTTCATTAAGATATTTTAATGTATTTGGTCCGCGACAAAACCGTAAATCTTCCTATGCGGCGGCGGTTCCTGTTTTTATTGATAAGGCCCTGCGTAACGAAACTTTAAGTATTTATGGAGATGGTAAACAGACACGGGATTTTATCTATGTAAAAGATGTTGTAAAAGCTAACATTCTGGCCTCTGTTTTTGGTGAAGGAGTATACAATGTAGCTTTAGGCTACAGTACCTCAATTCTGGAACTGGCGGAAAAAATCATTGATATTACCAATTCAAAATCTGAAATAAGGTTTATGAAAGAACGCCCGGGAGATATTAAGTATTCTCAGGCCGATGTTACAAGATTTAAAAAGCTGGGATTTCAGCCTGAATACGATCTGGAAAAAGCACTTACAGAAACCATAGAATATTACAGTTGTGCCATTTCATAAAATTAAAATATGTTAAACAATAGCAATCTTAATTACCTGATAATTTTTGTGCCCACTGCTGTTACCTTGGTACTGAAGAACAGTGCCGAATATTTTTTTTCCGGTAGAACGATGCCTTGGTGGTTAATTGGTATTTCTGCAAATACTCCTCATTTGGAAACAAATCTGGAGTGAACACAGATATTATTTTTTATAAATTTCAAGCTGAGATATCACCAAACATTAACCCATAGTAAATTAAATATAATCAATGTCACAAACAAACAACCCAACAACCAGGTCTTCCAGCAATACCATTGCCATTGTTATCATAGCGAGCCTGTTTTTCATCTTCGGATTTGTCACCTGGATAAATGGTGCCTTAATCCCTTTTATGAAAACCATCAATGAATTAACCGATGCCCAGTCCTACCTGGTAGCCTCTGCATCTTATATTTCCTTTGTGGTGATGGCCCTGCCGGCCTCCTATATATTAAACAGAATAGGCTATCGCGAAGGGATGTCATTAGGTCTTTTTATAATGGCTATCGGAGCGTTGGTATTTATCCCGGCAGCCAATGCCAGGACCTACTGGGTATTTTTATGCGGTATTTTTTTACAAGGCACCGGGATGACCATATTACAAACGGCTGCCAACCCCTATATTACCATTTTAGGCCCTATCGAAAGCGGGGCTAAACGTATTGCCATTATGGGGATTGCCAATAAAGTGGCGGGGGCCCTGGGATCGTTAATATTCGGGGCCTTGCTCCTGTCCGGGATAGACAAGGTCAAAGAAAAGCTGGCTACAGCCTCCGCCGAGGAAACAACCCAGTTGCTCGATACAATGGCCGACAGCGTATTTATGCCCTATTTAACCATGGCAGGAGTACTGTTTATCCTGGCATTGCTTATACGAAAAGCTCCTTTGCCCCATGTAGAAGCGGCTCCCCTGGAACCCTCAAAAGAAGGGGAAACCGCCAAAAAGAATATTTTCCAGTTCCCGCACCTGTGGATGGGGGTTTTAACCCTGTTTGTATATGTGGGGGCCGAAGTAATTGCTGGCGATACCATTATTGCTTACGGGATCTCCTTGAACTTCAATGCGGAAGATGCCAAATTTTTCACCACCTTCACCTTAATGGCTATGGTAGCCACTTACGCCCTGGGGGTGGTCCTTATCCCAAAATATATAAAACAGGTCAACGCCCTTAAAATAAGTGCAGCCTTAGGAATTATATTCAGTATATTAATATTAAGTACCACAGGTTTCACCTCGGTATTGTTTGTAGCCTCCCTGGGCATTGCCAACGCACTGGTATGGCCGGCTGTGTGGCCGCTCACCCTGGAAGGCCTGGGAAAATTCACCAAAACGGCTTCCGCCTTATTGATTATGGCCATATCGGGCGGGGCCATTATCCCGCCTTTATACGGCAGGCTGGTGGATGTAAACAAACACGAATTAATAAGTAACGGGGTGCAGCAAGCCGATGCCCTGGCCACCGCCGCCACCGCCAGTTACTGGATTTTAATCCCCTGTTATACAATTATATTGTTTTTTGCCCTGTGGGGGCACAAAATTAAGAGCTGGAGAAAAAGGTAGTTGGTAAAATTTAAAACCGGCCCTTGTCCGCCTTGAATTTCTTTAACCCCTGGCAACAACAGTAACTGAAAATAACGGTAAACCAAGATTTTAAAATTATATAAATTGACCATGTTACAAAGTAATATAGATAAAGCCACCGGTTTTGAAAAACGGTTTGAAAACATTGAAACCGTGGTATTTGAAGATTCATTAGCAGCCTCCCGGGAAGTCGCCCGTGAAATAGCGGCCCTTATCAAATCAAAACAAAAAAACAACCAGCAGTGTATCCTGGGGCTGGCCACCGGCTCCACCCCCAAAGGGCTGTATGCCGAATTGGTAAGGCTGCATAAGGAAGAAGGGTTGAGTTTTAAAAATGTCATCAGTTTTAACCTGGATGAGTACTACCCCATGGAACCGGGGTCCATCCACAGCTATGTTTATTTTATGAACGAACTGCTGTTTAAACATATTGATATCCTTCCCGAAAACACCCACATCCCCGAAGGGACTTTAACCAAAGAAGAAATTTCAGCTTACTGTAATGCCTACGAGGCCCATATAGAAGCCTTAGGCGGTATTGACCTGCAAATACTGGGTATTGGTGGCAACGGCCATATAGGCTTTAATGAATCGGGGTCCTTACAAAACTCCCGTACACGCCTGGTAGCCCTGGACCATATAACAAGGGTGGCGGCAAGTAAAGGCTTTGGCGGGTTAAGTAAAACCCCCAGGACAGCCATTACCCTGGGGATAAAAAAAATAATGGAAGCCAAACGGGTCATTTTAATGGCCTGGGGCGAAGGCAAATCAAACATCATCAAGGCAGCCACCGAGGGCCCAGTTACCAACCAGGTGCCTGCTTCCTTTTTACAGGAACACCGCAATGTGGCCTTTGTATTGGATAAAGCGGCAGCCTCCAAGTTAACACGGATCAATACCCCGTGGCTGGTAGAAAAGATAGAGTGGACAGAGAAAATGATACGAAAAGCGGTATTAGGCCTGGCCCTCCACTTAAAAAAGCCCATATTAATGCTCACCGAGGCTGATTATATTGAAAACGGGATGAGCGACCTGCTGGCCGATTATGGCCCGGCATATGATATAAACATAAAAATATTCAATAACGTTCAGCATACCATTACCGGCTGGCCCGGTGGCAAACCCAATGCAGATGACAGTAACAGGCCGGAACGCGCCGAACCCGCACGCAAACGGGTACTGATTTTCAGCCCCCACCCCGATGATGACATCATTAGTATGGGGGGCACTTTTAAACGCCTGGTAGAACAGGGCCATGAGGTACATGTGGCCTATCAAACCTCCGGTAATATTGCCGTGGCCGATGACGAAGCCCTCAGGTTTGCACGTTTTGTATGTGATTACAATGAAAAATTCGGGATAGAAAACACCCAAGCAGCAGCGATTTATAATAAAGCGGCCACCTTTCTTAAAAATAAAAAAGACAGCGAAATTGATATTGCTCAGGTAAGATATATCAAAGGGCTTATCAGGAAAGGGGAAGCCAGGGCCACCAGCTATTTTGTGGGACTGGATGATAGCCATATACATTTTATGGAACTGCCTTTTTATGAAACAGGCACTATTGAAAAAAACGAAATAAGTCAAGCCGACATACAAGCTACCGTCCAGCTTATTGAGCAGGTCAAACCCCACCAGGTATATGCGGCAGGGGACCTGGCCGACCCCCATGGCACCCATAAAACATGCCTGGATATTATTTTCGAATCGGTACAACAGTTAAAAACCCAACCTTTTATGAAAGACTGCTGGGTATGGCTCTACAGGGGCGCCTGGCAGGAATGGGGCATTGAAGATATAGAAATGGCCGTGCCTATGAGCCCCGGGCAGGTACTGGAGAAACGCCATGGGATATTTAAACACCAATCCCAGAAGGACGGGGTGGTATTTCAGGGAAGCGACAGCAGGGAGTTTTGGCAAAGGGCCGAAGACAGGAACCGGGAAACGGCCGATATATACAAACAACTGGGACTGGCCCATTATGCCGCTATGGAAGCATTTGTACGATGGAAATATTAAGCTGCTATTTTAGTTTAGTGGTATCCCTGTTCCATCAAGCTTTTGATAATATGGTGATTTTGGATAACCATGTATAGAAAGGAACAAGTTATTTAGATTTACAAAATGTATACTAAAAAGGAGGATTTTGAAATTTCATCTGAAGTTTATACAATTTTTATAACCAAATGAAAAGAATAGCAAATAAGGTTCAAATGCTTATTCAGTAATAAATTATAAAATGACATTAATAAAATCAATTTCAGGAATTAGGGGAACTATTGGAGGAAAGGTAAATGATAATTTAACCCCAATAGATACCGTTAAATTTGCAGCCGCATATGGCACTTTTATTAAAGAAAGAAGTAAAAAGCAACATGTTAAGATTATCATTGGAAGAGATGCCCGTATTTCAGGTAAAATGATTTCTGGTTTAGTAGCTAACACGTTAATCGGGTTAGGTGCAGATGTTATAGATTTAGGGCTGTCAACCACACCAACAGTTGAGGTAGCAGTACCGTTAGAACAGGCAGATGGAGGTATAATTTTAACAGCGTCGCATAATCCAAAGCAGTGGAACGCTTTAAAATTATTGAACGAAAAAGGAGAATTTTTAAGTGCTATTGAAGGCAAGGAAATTTTAGATCTGGCAGAAAAAGACGAGTATAGTTTTTATGAAATCAATGATTTAGGAACATATAAAGAATTAACCGATTATATAAAGAAACATATTCAGGAGGTTTTAAATCTGGAATTAGTTGATGTTGAAACTATAAGAAAGGCAAATTTTAAAGTTGTAGTAGATGGAGTGAATTCTACTGGAGGTATTGCCATTCCAGCATTACTAAAAGAATTAAATGTAGAATGTGTTGAGTTGTATTGTGAACCTAATGGACATTTTCCTCATAATCCGGAACCTTTAAAAGAACATTTAGGTGATATCTCTAACCTG includes:
- a CDS encoding NAD-dependent epimerase/dehydratase family protein, with the translated sequence MKKYVVTGGAGFIGSHIAEYLSNNGYQVIVLDNLRTGFRKNIENLNVDFVEGNVLDKTLLKDLAKDAGAIFHLAALVSVPESLCQIEECIAINALGTINVLEAAKQNEDCKVVLSSSAANYGDEPTLPKKESMVPKPMTPYSVTKLDGEYYLKMYQQQWEVPTVSLRYFNVFGPRQNRKSSYAAAVPVFIDKALRNETLSIYGDGKQTRDFIYVKDVVKANILASVFGEGVYNVALGYSTSILELAEKIIDITNSKSEIRFMKERPGDIKYSQADVTRFKKLGFQPEYDLEKALTETIEYYSCAIS
- a CDS encoding sugar MFS transporter, whose translation is MSQTNNPTTRSSSNTIAIVIIASLFFIFGFVTWINGALIPFMKTINELTDAQSYLVASASYISFVVMALPASYILNRIGYREGMSLGLFIMAIGALVFIPAANARTYWVFLCGIFLQGTGMTILQTAANPYITILGPIESGAKRIAIMGIANKVAGALGSLIFGALLLSGIDKVKEKLATASAEETTQLLDTMADSVFMPYLTMAGVLFILALLIRKAPLPHVEAAPLEPSKEGETAKKNIFQFPHLWMGVLTLFVYVGAEVIAGDTIIAYGISLNFNAEDAKFFTTFTLMAMVATYALGVVLIPKYIKQVNALKISAALGIIFSILILSTTGFTSVLFVASLGIANALVWPAVWPLTLEGLGKFTKTASALLIMAISGGAIIPPLYGRLVDVNKHELISNGVQQADALATAATASYWILIPCYTIILFFALWGHKIKSWRKR
- the nagB gene encoding glucosamine-6-phosphate deaminase — translated: MLQSNIDKATGFEKRFENIETVVFEDSLAASREVAREIAALIKSKQKNNQQCILGLATGSTPKGLYAELVRLHKEEGLSFKNVISFNLDEYYPMEPGSIHSYVYFMNELLFKHIDILPENTHIPEGTLTKEEISAYCNAYEAHIEALGGIDLQILGIGGNGHIGFNESGSLQNSRTRLVALDHITRVAASKGFGGLSKTPRTAITLGIKKIMEAKRVILMAWGEGKSNIIKAATEGPVTNQVPASFLQEHRNVAFVLDKAAASKLTRINTPWLVEKIEWTEKMIRKAVLGLALHLKKPILMLTEADYIENGMSDLLADYGPAYDINIKIFNNVQHTITGWPGGKPNADDSNRPERAEPARKRVLIFSPHPDDDIISMGGTFKRLVEQGHEVHVAYQTSGNIAVADDEALRFARFVCDYNEKFGIENTQAAAIYNKAATFLKNKKDSEIDIAQVRYIKGLIRKGEARATSYFVGLDDSHIHFMELPFYETGTIEKNEISQADIQATVQLIEQVKPHQVYAAGDLADPHGTHKTCLDIIFESVQQLKTQPFMKDCWVWLYRGAWQEWGIEDIEMAVPMSPGQVLEKRHGIFKHQSQKDGVVFQGSDSREFWQRAEDRNRETADIYKQLGLAHYAAMEAFVRWKY
- the glmM gene encoding phosphoglucosamine mutase; amino-acid sequence: MTLIKSISGIRGTIGGKVNDNLTPIDTVKFAAAYGTFIKERSKKQHVKIIIGRDARISGKMISGLVANTLIGLGADVIDLGLSTTPTVEVAVPLEQADGGIILTASHNPKQWNALKLLNEKGEFLSAIEGKEILDLAEKDEYSFYEINDLGTYKELTDYIKKHIQEVLNLELVDVETIRKANFKVVVDGVNSTGGIAIPALLKELNVECVELYCEPNGHFPHNPEPLKEHLGDISNLIVKEKADFGIVVDPDVDRLAIVNEDGSMFGEEYTLVACADYVLGKTGKGHVVSNLSSSRALGDIAKKHGGTYSASAVGEVNVVIEMKKSDAIIGGEGNGGIIYPALHYGRDSLVGVALFLSHLAHKKVSCKALRASYPSYFMSKNKIQLTSQINVDDILDTIAKKYNSEKISTVDGVKIDFESQWVHLRKSNTEPIIRVYTESKSQKGAIDLAKRIVDDIKELIKVN